A genome region from Populus alba chromosome 5, ASM523922v2, whole genome shotgun sequence includes the following:
- the LOC118029224 gene encoding uncharacterized protein — protein MMSSNAITIFLLFLNISIFPAISALNQEGHSLLSWLSTFNSSFSSTFFSTWDPSHQNPCKWDYVRCSSNGFVSEIIITSVNLPTGFPTQLLSFNHLTTLVLSNGNLTGEIPRSIGNLSSLSTLDLSFNSLTGNIPAEIGRLSQLQLLSLNTNSLHGEIPKEIGNCSRLRQLELFDNQLSGKIPAEIGQLLALETFRAGGNPGIYGQIPMQISNCKGLLFLGLADTGISGEIPSSLGELKHLETLSVYTANLTGSIPAEIGNCSALEHLYLYENQLSGRVPDELASLTNLKKLLLWQNNLTGSIPDALGNCLSLEVIDLSMNFLSGQIPGSLANLVALEELLLSENYLSGEIPPFVGNYFGLKQLELDNNRFTGEIPPAIGQLKELSLFFAWQNQLNGSIPAELARCEKLQALDLSHNFLTGSIPRSLFHLKNLTQLLLISNGFSGEIPPDIGNCIGLIRLRLGSNYFSGQIPSEIGLLHSLSFLELSDNQFTGEIPPEIGNCTQLEMVDLHNNRLHGTIPTSVEFLVSLNVLDLSKNSIVGSVPENLGMLTSLNKLVINENYITGSIPKSLGLCRDLQLLDMSSNRLTGSIPDEIGRLQGLDILLNLSRNSLTGPIPESFASLSKLSNLDLSYNMLTGTLTVLGSLDNLVSLNVSYNNFSGLLPDTKFFHDLPASVYAGNQELCINRNKCLMDGSHHGKNTRNLVACTLLSVTVTLLIVLLGGLLFIRTRGASFGRKDEDILEWDFTPFQKLNFSVNDILTKLSDSNIVGKGVSGIVYRVETPMKQVIAVKRLWPLKNGEVPERDLFSAEVRALGSIRHKNIVRLLGCCNNGKTRLLLFDYISNGSLAELLHEKNVFLDWDTRYNIILGAAHGLAYLHHDCIPPIVHRDIKANNILIGPQFEAFLADFGLAKLVDSAECSRVSNTVAGSYGYIAPEYGYSFRITEKSDVYSYGVVLLEVLTGKEPTDNRIPEGVHIVTWVSKALRERRTELSSIIDPQLLLRSGTQLQEMLQVIGVALLCVNPSPEERPTMKDVIAMLKEIRHENEYSEKPKYRGKEAATNPKAAVHSSSFSRSSEPLIRSPS, from the exons ATGATGTCAAGCAATGCTATCACaatttttctcttgtttctcAACATCTCTATCTTTCCAGCCATCTCTGCCTTGAACCAAGAAGGCCACTCTCTGCTTTCATGGCTCTCAACCTTTAACTCTTCTTTTTCATCTACTTTCTTCTCAACATGGGATCCAAGCCACCAGAATCCATGCAAATGGGATTATGTTAGATGTTCGAGTAATGGTTTTGTCTCAGAAATAATAATCACCTCCGTCAACCTTCCTACCGGCTTCCCTACCCAGCTTCTCTCCTTTAACCATCTCACAACTCTCGTCCTTTCAAATGGAAATCTTACTGGAGAAATTCCTCGGTCGATAGGAAACCTTTCCTCACTGAGCACCTTAGATCTCAGTTTCAATTCTTTGACTGGAAACATCCCAGCAGAAATTGGCAGACTATCTCAATTGCAGTTACTTTCACTAAATACAAATTCATTGCATGGTGAGATTCCAAAAGAAATAGGAAATTGTTCAAGGCTTAGACAGCTGGAACTCTTTGACAACCAGCTCTCCGGAAAGATTCCTGCAGAAATAGGACAGTTGCTAGCATTGGAGACCTTTCGTGCGGGCGGTAACCCAGGAATTTATGGACAAATTCCAATGCAGATATCAAACTGCAAAGGACTACTCTTTTTGGGTCTTGCAGATACTGGGATTTCAGGAGAGATTCCAAGTAGTTTAGGGGAATTGAAGCATCTTGAGACTCTTTCGGTCTACACAGCTAATCTTACAGGCAGCATTCCAGCAGAAATTGGCAACTGCTCAGCGTTAGAGCATCTTTATCTGTACGAAAACCAACTTTCAGGCAGAGTTCCTGATGAATTGGCTTCGTTGACAAATCTCAAGAAGTTGTTGTTATGGCAGAACAATCTAACTGGGAGCATTCCAGATGCTCTAGGCAATTGTCTGTCTTTGGAAGTCATTGATCTCTCGATGAATTTTCTGAGTGGTCAGATTCCTGGGTCTCTTGCCAATTTGGTTGCATTGGAGGAGCTTCTTTTATCAGAGAATTACCTTTCAGGAGAAATCCCGCCTTTTGTTGGCAACTATTTTGGCCTGAAGCAGCTTGAGCTGGATAACAACAGATTCACCGGTGAGATTCCACCAGCCATTGGGCAGCTGAAGGAGCTTTCGCTGTTTTTTGCATGGCAGAACCAGCTCAATGGAAGCATACCTGCTGAACTAGCCAGATGTGAGAAACTTCAAGCATTGGATCTTTCGCACAATTTCCTTACTGGTTCAATTCCACGCTCTCTGTTCCATCTCAAGAACTTAACTCAATTACTGCTGATATCAAATGGATTTTCAGGTGAAATTCCTCCAGATATTGGTAATTGCATTGGTTTGATCCGTTTACGATTAGGATCAAACTACTTTTCTGGTCAAATTCCCTCGGAAATAGGTCTCTTACATAGCTTGAGCTTCCTTGAATTGTCAGATAATCAATTTACTGGAGAAATCCCTCCAGAGATTGGCAACTGCACTCAACTAGAAATGGTTGATTTGCACAACAATAGGCTCCATGGAACCATTCCCACATCTGTCGAGTTTCTTGTTAGTCTAAACGTTTTAGACCTTTCCAAGAACTCTATAGTAGGTTCAGTACCTGAGAACTTGGGCATGCTTACATCCTTAAACAAACTGGTAATTAACGAAAACTACATTACTGGTTCTATTCCGAAGTCCCTTGGCCTGTGTAGGGATCTGCAGCTGTTAGATATGAGCAGCAACAGGCTCACTGGTTCAATCCCAGATGAGATAGGTCGATTGCAAGGACTAGACATCCTCTTGAATTTGAGTAGGAATTCTCTAACGGGCCCTATTCCTGAAAGCTTCGCAAGTCTTTCGAAACTTTCCAACCTGGATCTTTCGTACAACATGCTCACAGGAACGCTGACAGTGCTAGGCAGTCTTGACAATCTTGTTTCTCTCAATGTCTCGTACAACAACTTTTCAGGGCTGCTTCCTGATACCAAGTTCTTCCATGATCTCCCTGCCTCTGTATATGCTGGCAATCAAGAGCTCTGCATTAACAGAAACAAGTGTCTCATGGATGGAAGTCACCATGGCAAGAACACTAGAAACCTAGTCGCGTGCACTCTTCTCAGTGTAACTGTTACCTTGTTGATTGTGCTTCTTGGGGGACTTCTGTTTATCAGAACCCGTGGAGCTTCTTTTGGAAGGAAAGATGAAGACATCTTGGAGTGGGATTTCACCCCGTTTCAAAAGCTTAACTTCTCGGTAAATGATATTTTGACAAAGCTCTCAGATTCAAACATTGTTGGGAAAGGTGTTTCAGGCATTGTTTATCGTGTCGAGACTCCAATGAAACAGGTCATTGCAGTGAAAAGGTTGTGGCCGCTGAAGAATGGGGAAGTTCCAGAAAGAGATTTGTTTTCTGCCGAGGTTAGAGCTCTTGGATCAATAAGGCATAAAAATATAGTGAGGCTTCTTGGATGCTGTAACAATGGAAAAACCAGGTTGCTCTTATTTGACTACATCAGCAATGGGAGTTTGGCTGAATTGCTCCATGAGAAAAATGTATTCTTGGATTGGGATACAAGATACAACATAATACTTGGAGCAGCTCATGGCTTGGCTTATCTTCATCATGATTGTATTCCTCCAATCGTACATCGTGACATCAAGGCTAATAACATCTTGATTGGACCTCAGTTTGAAGCTTTTCTTGCAGATTTCGGGCTGGCAAAGCTTGTTGATTCTGCAGAATGTTCAAGAGTTTCTAATACAGTTGCAGGTTCTTATGGGTACATTGCCCCAG AATATGGATACAGTTTCAGAATAACAGAGAAAAGTGATGTGTACAGCTATGGTGTAGTGCTCCTAGAGGTCTTAACAGGGAAAGAACCTACTGATAACCGGATCCCTGAAGGTGTCCACATTGTCACATGGGTTAGCAAGGCACTTCGAGAAAGAAGAACAGAATTGTCATCAATTATAGATCCACAGCTACTTTTGCGATCAGGTACACAACTCCAAGAAATGCTTCAAGTGATTGGGGTGGCCCTCCTGTGTGTGAACCCTTCCCCAGAAGAACGGCCCACCATGAAAGATGTAATAGCAATGCTGAAGGAGATTAGACATGAAAATGAATATTCAGAGAAACCAAAATATCGTGGCAAGGAAGCAGCTACCAATCCAAAAGCAGCAGTTCACTCTTCCAGTTTCTCTAGATCATCCGAACCTCTAATTAGATCACCTTCCTAA
- the LOC118029230 gene encoding uncharacterized protein produces the protein MYSATEQMMSQCPPRSLPKEKKWKSKVEAAPNCPRCASPNTKFCYYNNYSLSQPRYFCKGCRRYWTKGGSIRNVPVGGGCRKYRRARSSKVSQNEGAAVSVNCSRTSETTLACSTNKDSMAQQGGANGSDIDLAVVFAKFLNQDLSYEPGFTGEELLDEGGDQMVDVSISSNPSDSFQNDSMMESLKRSDPIQESNLLEGQSQVLVGDKQRLEEERIQELVESQDMNAFGLQDLLSDEIVQDALWSDDATLPNFPNWQPMLQFQDFDSFSVDDRPRISSNFISDNNWSSLDLSGFEVFSRP, from the coding sequence ATGTACTCTGCAACTGAGCAAATGATGTCTCAATGCCCTCCTAGGTCATTGCCAAAGGAGAAGAAATGGAAATCCAAGGTCGAAGCTGCTCCAAATTGCCCTCGTTGTGCTTCTCCCAACACGAAATTCTGCTACTACAATAACTATAGCTTGTCACAGCCCAGGTATTTTTGCAAGGGTTGTAGAAGGTACTGGACTAAAGGAGGGTCAATAAGAAATGTCCCCGTAGGTGGTGGTTGTCGCAAGTATCGCAGAGCCAGGTCCTCCAAGGTCTCCCAGAATGAAGGTGCTGCGGTTTCGGTGAATTGTTCTAGGACTAGCGAGACGACATTAGCTTGTTCCACGAATAAGGACTCAATGGCTCAACAAGGTGGAGCTAATGGGTCTGATATTGATCTAGCTGTTGTTTTCGCTAAGTTCTTGAATCAAGACTTGAGTTATGAGCCCGGTTTTACTGGTGAAGAATTGCTTGATGAGGGCGGTGATCAGATGGTGGATGTATCGATTTCTTCAAATCCATCGGACAGCTTCCAAAATGATTCAATGATGGAAAGCCTGAAGCGGTCTGATCCTATCCAAGAATCCAATTTACTTGAGGGGCAATCTCAGGTGCTTGTAGGAGACAAGCAACGACTTGAAGAAGAGAGAATTCAAGAACTCGTAGAAAGTCAAGACATGAATGCCTTTGGGTTGCAAGATTTACTGAGCGATGAAATTGTACAAGATGCTTTGTGGTCTGATGATGCAACCTTGCCTAATTTTCCTAATTGGCAGCCCATGCTACAATTTCAagattttgattcattttcagTGGATGATCGaccaagaatttcatccaatttTATCAGTGATAATAATTGGAGTTCTTTGGATCTCTCGGGGTTTGAGGTTTTTTCAAGACCTTGA